A stretch of Desulfurivibrio alkaliphilus AHT 2 DNA encodes these proteins:
- a CDS encoding heavy metal translocating P-type ATPase: MAGVGALNDSRCHHCQDPLPADGGFRGERDGEEYRFCCRGCLGAWLIITGAGLEDYYRKRSWQDAGGMADVFAVEYDDQLLARYVRQGEEGAELAFLVEGIRCATCVWLIEKIVGGLEGVCTVRANYGSHRVFVVYDPDRLTPAKLFSAVARLGYRPRVLTRDNLHRAAEAESRDLLLRFGTAFFLAMQLMGYSFALYAGYFQGMSALTRDVMQWLAALVTTPVVFYSGWPFLIGAWRSLRSNLPNMDLLVALGVLAAYFYSLYATVVGREVYFETAAMIVTLILLGRLFEHHARRRAAAGVDRLLHLTPDTALRLDDQGQQVVVDSAELRPGELILVRPGERFPVDGMIVDGHSEVDEAVVSGESRPLARGPGEPVLGGSFNLTGALRVEVAKTTAESFVARMALLVEEAQSRQAPVQRLVDRLAAAFVPLVLGLSLTALLFWLWQGLGLGPAMLIAIAVLVVACPCALGLATPTAVLVAAGKAAGRGILYRGGDVLEASAKITHVAFDKTGTLTTGRPRVVAVRPHISAAIDEASGGASRAEEIANRLLALAAAVESGSSHPLAEAIVAEAESRGLLNGPVGAQPAGLPATDAVGEISAVAGRGMIAAGPAGKVVVGNRDFLLQQGIALPPRQAGRALPEHLRGQDSAVGEALTEVHLAEAGRYLGVILLQDTLRSDAPALVAELRARGLQVLMLSGDNQGVAARVATEAGIEPDKVYSAVDPAGKKAIIEELQQGGARVLMVGDGINDAPALAAARVGCALAGGTDIAVGSAGLVLTRDRLAELAPALAMARHTMGIIRENLFWAFSYNMVTLPLAVAGLLAPVYAAAAMAASSVLVVANSLRLAR; this comes from the coding sequence ATGGCAGGAGTTGGCGCTCTGAACGATTCACGCTGTCACCACTGCCAGGACCCGCTGCCCGCCGACGGCGGCTTTCGCGGTGAACGCGATGGGGAGGAATACCGCTTCTGCTGCCGGGGCTGCCTGGGCGCCTGGCTGATCATCACCGGTGCCGGGCTGGAGGATTATTACCGCAAGCGGAGCTGGCAGGATGCCGGCGGCATGGCCGATGTCTTTGCCGTCGAGTACGATGATCAACTCCTGGCCCGTTACGTCCGGCAGGGCGAGGAGGGCGCCGAGCTGGCCTTCCTGGTCGAGGGGATTCGCTGCGCCACCTGCGTCTGGCTGATCGAAAAGATCGTCGGCGGCCTGGAGGGGGTCTGCACGGTGCGGGCCAACTACGGCAGCCACCGGGTCTTTGTGGTCTACGACCCGGACCGCCTGACCCCGGCAAAACTTTTTTCCGCCGTGGCCCGCCTGGGCTACCGCCCCCGGGTGCTCACCCGCGACAACCTGCACCGGGCCGCCGAGGCGGAAAGCCGCGATCTGCTGCTGCGCTTCGGCACCGCATTCTTTCTGGCCATGCAGCTCATGGGCTACTCTTTTGCCCTTTACGCCGGCTATTTCCAGGGCATGAGCGCCCTGACCCGGGATGTCATGCAGTGGCTGGCGGCCCTGGTCACTACTCCGGTGGTTTTCTACTCCGGCTGGCCCTTTCTGATCGGCGCCTGGCGCAGCCTGCGCAGTAATCTGCCCAATATGGACCTGTTGGTGGCCCTGGGGGTGTTGGCGGCTTATTTCTACAGCCTTTATGCCACCGTGGTGGGGCGGGAGGTCTACTTTGAAACGGCGGCAATGATTGTCACCCTGATCCTGCTGGGCCGGCTCTTTGAGCACCATGCCCGCCGCCGGGCCGCCGCCGGGGTCGACCGCCTGCTCCACCTCACCCCGGATACCGCCCTGCGTCTGGACGATCAGGGGCAGCAAGTGGTGGTGGATAGCGCCGAGTTGCGGCCCGGCGAGCTGATCCTGGTGCGGCCCGGTGAACGTTTTCCGGTGGACGGCATGATTGTCGACGGCCACTCGGAGGTGGACGAGGCGGTGGTCAGCGGCGAATCCCGGCCGCTGGCCCGCGGCCCCGGCGAGCCGGTGCTGGGCGGCAGCTTCAACCTGACCGGCGCCCTGCGGGTGGAGGTTGCCAAAACCACCGCCGAATCCTTTGTCGCCCGCATGGCCCTGCTGGTGGAAGAGGCCCAGAGCCGCCAGGCCCCGGTCCAGCGGCTGGTCGACCGCCTGGCCGCCGCCTTTGTGCCCCTGGTGCTGGGCTTGAGCCTGACGGCCCTGCTCTTCTGGCTCTGGCAGGGGCTCGGCTTGGGTCCGGCCATGTTGATCGCCATTGCCGTGCTGGTGGTGGCCTGTCCCTGCGCTTTGGGTTTGGCCACCCCCACCGCCGTGCTGGTGGCCGCCGGCAAGGCCGCCGGCCGAGGAATTTTGTACCGGGGTGGCGATGTGTTGGAGGCCAGCGCCAAGATCACCCACGTGGCCTTCGATAAAACCGGCACCCTGACCACTGGCCGCCCCCGGGTGGTGGCGGTACGGCCTCATATTTCCGCCGCTATTGACGAGGCGAGCGGGGGGGCAAGCCGAGCCGAGGAAATTGCCAACCGCCTGCTGGCCCTGGCGGCGGCGGTGGAAAGCGGTTCCAGCCACCCCTTGGCCGAGGCCATTGTGGCGGAGGCCGAAAGCAGGGGCTTGCTCAATGGGCCGGTGGGCGCCCAACCGGCCGGATTGCCGGCAACCGACGCCGTCGGCGAGATCAGCGCCGTGGCCGGGCGCGGGATGATCGCCGCCGGGCCGGCCGGCAAGGTGGTGGTCGGCAACCGGGATTTCTTGCTCCAGCAGGGCATAGCGCTGCCGCCCCGGCAGGCGGGAAGGGCGTTGCCCGAGCATCTCCGGGGGCAAGACTCCGCCGTCGGCGAGGCCCTGACCGAAGTGCATCTGGCCGAGGCCGGTCGCTATCTGGGGGTGATTTTATTACAGGACACCCTGCGCTCCGATGCCCCCGCCCTGGTTGCCGAACTGCGCGCCCGCGGCTTGCAGGTGCTGATGCTCAGCGGCGACAACCAAGGAGTGGCGGCCCGGGTGGCTACCGAGGCCGGGATTGAGCCGGACAAGGTTTACAGCGCCGTCGATCCCGCCGGCAAGAAGGCGATTATCGAAGAGTTGCAACAGGGCGGCGCCCGGGTGCTGATGGTGGGTGACGGGATCAACGACGCCCCGGCCCTGGCCGCCGCCCGGGTGGGCTGCGCCCTGGCCGGCGGCACCGATATCGCCGTGGGGTCCGCCGGCCTGGTGCTGACCCGCGACCGGCTGGCGGAACTGGCCCCGGCCCTGGCTATGGCCCGCCACACCATGGGGATTATCCGGGAAAATCTTTTCTGGGCCTTTTCATACAATATGGTAACCTTGCCTTTGGCGGTGGCCGGGCTGCTGGCCCCGGTCTACGCCGCCGCCGCCATGGCCGCCAGTTCGGTGCTGGTGGTGGCAAATTCTTTACGTTTAGCCCGGTAA
- the ccoS gene encoding cbb3-type cytochrome oxidase assembly protein CcoS, producing the protein MMLESTIALIIISLGLGLGAWLAFVWAVKKGEFDDLEGPKYRMMNDDDEPPPPGGACR; encoded by the coding sequence ATGATGCTTGAATCCACCATTGCATTGATCATTATTTCGCTGGGGTTGGGTCTGGGGGCCTGGCTGGCCTTTGTCTGGGCGGTGAAAAAGGGCGAGTTTGATGACCTGGAGGGGCCCAAGTACCGGATGATGAACGATGATGACGAGCCCCCGCCACCCGGGGGGGCTTGCCGTTAG
- a CDS encoding LysM peptidoglycan-binding domain-containing protein, giving the protein MKKTILTAALLGCVAIMTAKMQATADELTPHLVQEGDNLWSLSEHYLSDPDRWSEIWQVNPELTNPHWIYPGQIVLIPLAPPPPPKEEVVIKPPPIVSTGEPLPMQVTTPFRPKVAEEPEVDERLAAIQAELARQYDRGIGMVTWELPTEGRVLGSEVGWHHAASHQTVLIDAPGAQPGQRLGIYRDLGRVDAQRYLGKSPGHLLADVGIIKVIAPEGGKQRAVVERSFTEIKQGDLLGPVPPVPEVTAESLDKDAYTIPATVVAVKHHRMVAASDNVVYLDRGENDGLAPGQSFTVHSPDSSKNARRRGELLILRVTPERAAALVTSASTNHVRPGDLLGQVR; this is encoded by the coding sequence ATGAAAAAAACTATTCTGACGGCTGCACTCTTGGGTTGTGTAGCCATCATGACCGCAAAAATGCAGGCCACTGCCGACGAGTTGACCCCTCACCTGGTGCAGGAAGGTGATAACCTCTGGAGCCTGAGCGAACATTATCTGTCCGACCCGGACCGCTGGTCGGAGATCTGGCAGGTCAACCCGGAACTCACCAACCCCCACTGGATTTACCCCGGCCAGATTGTGCTGATCCCCCTGGCACCACCCCCGCCACCCAAAGAAGAAGTGGTGATAAAACCGCCTCCCATCGTCAGCACCGGCGAACCCTTGCCCATGCAGGTCACCACCCCCTTCAGGCCGAAGGTGGCTGAGGAACCGGAAGTAGATGAACGCCTGGCCGCAATACAGGCGGAACTGGCGCGGCAATACGACCGGGGCATCGGCATGGTCACCTGGGAGCTGCCCACCGAGGGCCGGGTGCTCGGTTCAGAAGTTGGCTGGCACCACGCCGCCAGCCACCAAACGGTGCTGATCGACGCCCCCGGCGCCCAGCCGGGCCAACGCCTGGGAATATACCGCGATCTCGGCCGGGTGGACGCCCAGCGCTACCTGGGGAAAAGCCCCGGTCACCTGCTGGCGGATGTCGGCATTATCAAGGTTATCGCCCCTGAAGGCGGCAAGCAGCGGGCCGTGGTCGAGCGTTCCTTTACCGAAATCAAGCAGGGCGACCTGCTGGGACCGGTCCCACCCGTCCCGGAGGTTACGGCGGAATCGCTGGACAAGGACGCTTACACCATTCCCGCCACCGTGGTGGCGGTCAAGCATCACCGGATGGTGGCCGCCAGCGACAACGTGGTCTACCTGGATCGGGGTGAAAACGACGGACTGGCCCCCGGCCAGAGCTTCACCGTCCATTCGCCGGACAGCAGCAAGAACGCACGGCGCCGGGGCGAGTTGCTGATCTTGCGAGTCACCCCGGAGCGGGCCGCCGCCCTGGTGACCAGCGCCAGCACCAACCACGTCCGCCCCGGCGATCTCCTGGGGCAGGTCCGCTAA
- a CDS encoding sulfite exporter TauE/SafE family protein, with the protein MFGVLEFDPLYGLAFVTALLGSGHCLGMCGPLVAALSLSSPELQRPRVGVAFHLLYSTGRIITYTAVGALVGWFGSALAYTQNLVMVTAIALIFSDLFIIAVGLATAGAFRRLNVMGLNFPAPTALITGLVSQLALLPPALRALPVGLLMGFLPCGFLYAMFIAAAQSAAPLTGALTMLAFGLGSVPALLLFGSTAAWLSGRARGRMLQVAGIMVVLIGLYNLYRHLQMFDWLVAGIPFVEAICH; encoded by the coding sequence ATGTTCGGGGTACTGGAATTTGATCCGCTGTATGGTCTGGCTTTTGTAACCGCCCTGCTGGGTTCCGGCCATTGCCTGGGAATGTGTGGCCCGCTGGTGGCGGCGCTCTCCCTGAGCTCGCCGGAACTGCAGCGACCCCGGGTGGGGGTGGCTTTTCATTTGCTGTACAGTACCGGCCGGATTATCACTTATACCGCCGTTGGCGCCCTGGTTGGCTGGTTTGGCTCCGCCCTGGCTTATACCCAGAACCTGGTGATGGTTACCGCCATAGCCCTGATTTTTTCCGATCTGTTCATTATTGCCGTGGGCCTGGCCACCGCCGGCGCTTTCCGGCGCTTGAATGTCATGGGGCTTAACTTTCCCGCCCCCACCGCGCTGATCACCGGCCTGGTAAGTCAACTGGCGCTGCTGCCGCCGGCCCTGCGGGCTTTGCCGGTGGGGTTGCTGATGGGTTTTTTGCCCTGCGGTTTTCTCTATGCCATGTTCATCGCCGCGGCCCAGAGCGCGGCTCCCCTCACCGGGGCGCTGACCATGTTGGCCTTCGGCCTGGGTTCGGTGCCCGCCCTGCTGCTGTTCGGCAGCACCGCCGCCTGGCTTTCCGGCCGGGCCCGGGGGCGGATGCTGCAAGTTGCCGGGATCATGGTGGTGCTGATCGGGCTTTATAACCTCTATCGCCACCTGCAGATGTTCGACTGGCTGGTGGCCGGCATTCCCTTTGTGGAGGCGATTTGCCACTGA
- a CDS encoding HDOD domain-containing protein, translating into MNSMVDQDSDSSPEESRLLEIFARMKIKGLPAMSSHVRELISLTQSSQSAGYELAQVILKDYSLTNKVLQVVNSAYYSLGRHVNSISRAVTILGFDAVRELAMAIALFEDFVKSGREKELVSRVLTSSFLSAMQAREMAAEKDYGVAPEEAFICALLHNLGKIIICIYLPEQYQQIEELQARGLSEQEAARKVLSGLTFHRVGMEVAAHWNLSANVIAAMAPNPEEPKNRRDQTGYLRNLAAFTNRLTEQVCQGQDVGRLVRRFEQALQVNTEEVLDRLNRSVDNSEEVSPAIRFGLSKLKIRNNLQRVEAELRHPGKAPKIVPPEKEPPANSWAESPELPEPAVENQVIEIADPAADPEAPKSVTDFIQEITETLMGEFNINDFYINLLEGLYRGVGFDRVLLAIMMVRGKQHLLCGRFGFGDLDREGITGFRYDLASPGAIQQAVKNCRDLAVPPGVPGAFPEIMQPLVAGRTVYLLPVCLENKPIGLIYLDRREGRPRLDAATLQTTRMFRDFAVMAIRKLRQSKRR; encoded by the coding sequence ATGAACAGCATGGTTGACCAGGATAGCGACAGCTCACCGGAAGAAAGCCGGCTGCTGGAAATTTTTGCCCGGATGAAAATCAAAGGTTTGCCGGCCATGTCCAGCCACGTCCGGGAACTGATCTCGCTTACCCAAAGCAGCCAGAGCGCCGGCTACGAACTGGCCCAGGTTATCCTCAAGGACTATTCTCTCACCAACAAGGTCCTGCAGGTGGTCAACTCGGCTTATTATTCCCTGGGGCGACATGTAAACTCCATTTCCCGGGCAGTCACCATTTTGGGCTTTGATGCGGTGCGGGAACTGGCCATGGCCATTGCCCTGTTTGAGGATTTTGTTAAGTCCGGCCGGGAAAAAGAGCTGGTCAGCCGGGTGCTGACCTCTTCCTTTTTAAGTGCCATGCAGGCCAGGGAAATGGCGGCGGAAAAAGACTACGGGGTGGCCCCGGAAGAGGCCTTTATCTGTGCTCTTTTGCATAACTTGGGCAAGATAATTATCTGTATTTACCTGCCGGAACAGTATCAGCAGATCGAGGAACTGCAGGCCCGGGGCCTTAGCGAACAGGAAGCGGCCCGCAAGGTGCTCTCCGGGTTGACCTTTCACCGGGTGGGCATGGAGGTGGCCGCCCACTGGAATTTGTCGGCAAACGTCATCGCCGCCATGGCCCCGAACCCCGAGGAGCCGAAAAACAGGCGGGACCAGACCGGTTACCTGCGCAACCTGGCAGCCTTCACCAACCGGTTAACCGAGCAGGTCTGCCAGGGCCAGGATGTCGGCCGGCTGGTAAGGCGTTTCGAGCAGGCGCTGCAGGTTAATACCGAAGAGGTTCTCGATCGCCTTAATCGCAGTGTGGACAACTCCGAAGAGGTCTCACCCGCCATTCGTTTCGGGTTGAGCAAGCTCAAAATCAGAAACAACCTGCAGCGGGTGGAGGCAGAGTTGCGGCACCCGGGCAAAGCCCCCAAAATAGTACCCCCGGAAAAGGAGCCGCCCGCAAACAGCTGGGCGGAGTCTCCGGAGTTGCCGGAGCCAGCAGTGGAAAACCAGGTGATCGAGATCGCCGATCCCGCCGCCGATCCTGAAGCCCCGAAATCGGTAACCGATTTTATCCAGGAAATTACCGAAACCCTGATGGGTGAATTTAATATTAACGATTTTTACATTAACCTGCTGGAAGGCTTGTATCGCGGGGTAGGTTTTGACCGGGTGCTGCTGGCCATCATGATGGTTCGGGGCAAGCAGCACCTGCTTTGCGGCCGTTTCGGTTTTGGTGATCTTGATCGTGAGGGAATTACCGGTTTTCGTTATGACCTTGCTTCGCCGGGCGCGATCCAGCAGGCGGTGAAAAACTGCCGTGACCTGGCGGTGCCGCCCGGGGTGCCGGGGGCCTTCCCCGAAATTATGCAGCCGCTGGTGGCGGGGCGTACGGTTTACCTGTTGCCGGTCTGCCTGGAGAATAAGCCAATCGGGCTGATTTATCTCGACCGGCGAGAGGGGCGGCCCCGGCTGGATGCCGCGACCCTGCAGACCACGAGAATGTTTCGGGATTTTGCGGTGATGGCCATTCGTAAGCTGCGGCAAAGCAAACGGCGCTGA
- a CDS encoding cupin domain-containing protein, which yields MSRSSYRKIKAYITKDGSEIRELMHPGVHGNANQSLAEARVPPGALTLAHRHRVSEEIYHFTAGRGVMGLGETTFAVAAGDTVAISPGTTHWLENPGPGPLVVLCACSPAYSHEDTELA from the coding sequence ATGAGCAGGAGTAGCTACCGGAAGATCAAGGCCTATATCACCAAAGATGGCTCGGAGATCCGGGAGTTGATGCACCCCGGCGTGCACGGCAACGCCAACCAGAGCCTGGCCGAAGCCCGGGTGCCGCCGGGGGCGCTGACCCTGGCCCACCGCCACCGGGTGAGCGAGGAGATTTATCATTTCACGGCCGGCCGGGGGGTGATGGGGCTGGGGGAGACAACCTTTGCGGTGGCTGCCGGCGATACTGTGGCCATCAGCCCGGGGACGACCCACTGGCTGGAGAATCCCGGCCCGGGTCCCCTGGTCGTTCTTTGCGCCTGCAGTCCCGCCTACTCACACGAAGATACGGAGTTGGCTTGA
- a CDS encoding DUF2452 domain-containing protein — protein sequence MNDDEKDKLPPAGSQKQSPTLYRGPDRRAPYPVSRMAPAFDLVDLARQIEDADRLIGTSVGGKLQVIAEQVRQLRRQAHEILDNARRDQELHRARCNFRRLPGHTYHLYRRPDGESYFSMLAPEDWRDGPPHEYAGSWRLEADQSWTPMGQGDESGDSEEQQALLSALLEKR from the coding sequence ATGAATGATGACGAAAAAGATAAACTGCCCCCGGCGGGTTCCCAGAAGCAGAGTCCCACGCTCTATCGCGGCCCCGACCGCCGCGCGCCCTATCCGGTGAGCCGCATGGCGCCGGCCTTCGACCTGGTGGACCTGGCCCGCCAGATCGAAGATGCCGATCGACTGATCGGCACCAGTGTCGGCGGTAAGCTGCAGGTGATTGCCGAGCAGGTAAGACAATTGCGTCGGCAGGCCCACGAGATTCTCGACAACGCCCGCCGCGATCAGGAACTGCACCGGGCCCGCTGCAATTTCCGGCGCCTTCCCGGCCACACCTATCACCTTTATCGCCGCCCCGATGGGGAGAGCTATTTCTCCATGCTGGCGCCGGAGGATTGGCGGGACGGGCCTCCCCACGAATACGCCGGTTCCTGGCGGTTGGAGGCCGATCAATCCTGGACGCCGATGGGCCAGGGGGATGAGTCGGGCGACAGCGAAGAGCAACAGGCGCTCCTCAGTGCCCTGCTGGAAAAACGTTGA
- a CDS encoding PA2779 family protein: MRKIIQYTGKPLCLLLLLSFVLLDLSIHSAKAGMIGTEAVIEARAAEASRERVADFLERDDVRRALVKQGVDPVEASKRVEALTDAEVNRLARELEQLPAGAGINTIVGAAVFVFLVLLVTDILGFTEVFPFVKPVN, encoded by the coding sequence ATGCGAAAAATCATTCAGTATACTGGAAAACCGTTGTGCCTGTTGTTGCTGCTGTCCTTTGTTCTGCTTGATCTCAGCATTCACTCGGCAAAAGCCGGGATGATCGGGACCGAAGCGGTAATCGAGGCCCGGGCGGCCGAAGCTTCCCGTGAGCGGGTGGCCGACTTCCTGGAGCGGGACGATGTTCGTCGGGCCCTGGTGAAACAGGGGGTTGATCCGGTGGAGGCAAGCAAGCGGGTGGAGGCCTTGACCGATGCCGAGGTTAACCGGCTGGCCCGGGAACTGGAACAGTTGCCCGCCGGCGCCGGTATTAACACCATTGTTGGGGCGGCGGTGTTTGTCTTTCTGGTCCTGCTGGTGACCGATATCCTTGGCTTCACCGAGGTCTTCCCCTTTGTTAAACCGGTAAACTGA
- a CDS encoding PA2778 family cysteine peptidase, producing MPLFLAGLLLGLLLVLPFTGCAPAFQETLREQAGPGRVVIDSVPFYPQEKYQCGPASLAMLLAWSGLEVVPEQLVDQVYSPDRQGSLQPSIVAAARRHGRVAYPLSGQEEHLLAEVAAGHPVLVLKNLGLAWLPRWHYAVVIGYEREQEVVYLHSDSRGNKALSARVFANTWQRGGSWGLLVLPPDKLPATATEKTWLAAVVGLERTEQWPAAARAYEAALQRWPDSVVAWMGLGNSRHALADYLGAVTAFTRAAELEPDFVPASNNLAFSLAAAGRVAEALAVIERAMAANGPWLEQLEQTRREIMSRHQLMLP from the coding sequence TTGCCGTTGTTCCTCGCCGGCCTGCTGCTGGGGCTTCTGCTGGTCCTGCCGTTCACCGGCTGTGCCCCCGCCTTTCAGGAGACCCTGCGGGAGCAGGCCGGCCCCGGCAGGGTGGTGATCGACAGCGTTCCTTTTTATCCCCAGGAAAAATATCAGTGCGGGCCGGCCTCGCTGGCCATGCTGCTGGCCTGGAGCGGCCTTGAGGTGGTACCGGAGCAACTGGTGGATCAGGTCTACTCCCCCGACCGGCAGGGCAGTTTGCAGCCTTCCATTGTGGCCGCAGCCCGGCGTCATGGCCGGGTGGCATACCCGTTGTCCGGCCAGGAGGAGCACCTTTTGGCTGAGGTGGCGGCCGGGCATCCGGTGTTGGTGCTGAAAAATCTTGGCCTGGCCTGGTTGCCCCGCTGGCACTACGCAGTGGTTATCGGTTATGAGCGGGAGCAGGAGGTGGTCTACCTGCACTCCGACAGCCGGGGCAACAAAGCTTTATCGGCCCGGGTTTTTGCCAACACCTGGCAGCGTGGCGGCTCCTGGGGCCTGCTGGTGCTGCCGCCGGACAAACTGCCCGCCACGGCCACGGAAAAAACCTGGCTGGCGGCGGTGGTGGGCCTGGAGCGGACCGAGCAATGGCCGGCCGCCGCCCGGGCTTATGAAGCCGCCCTGCAGCGCTGGCCGGACAGTGTGGTGGCCTGGATGGGGCTGGGGAACAGCCGCCATGCCCTGGCCGATTACCTCGGCGCCGTTACGGCGTTTACCCGGGCGGCCGAGCTGGAACCCGATTTTGTGCCGGCCAGTAATAACCTGGCCTTCAGCCTGGCCGCCGCCGGCCGGGTTGCCGAGGCTCTGGCCGTAATCGAACGGGCCATGGCGGCCAACGGTCCCTGGCTGGAGCAACTCGAGCAGACCCGTCGGGAAATAATGAGCCGCCACCAATTGATGCTGCCGTAA
- a CDS encoding asparagine synthase-related protein has product MSGIAGVTGEKVGKDQLQEMIGKLTHRGPDNTITRQVADGGLACCELSLSPRATPAMAGKEEPVVLLDGDIYQEIPPGQTNVGFIREVYQREGREGLAKIDGSFACAIVDRGETILARDAVGSRPLIYRARGNRLYFASEAKALLAWSDTVEELPPGHFYSSQEGLQPFPRHTFTTPDFSTPAEAAEILRELLIKATGKMMADGAVQGVSLSGGLDSSIIAAIAKEIDPGIKLFSTTIKRYPSKDLEFAKLMAEFLDLEHHIYQITDQDIDRILDKAVYHLESFDEDCVSGTTANIYTSKLTTVFTNAILVGEGADELFGGYFAELKEVESEEQREEVAEKLVQIAYNTALRRLDRSWLAHSVNYRTPFLDPEVVAFSRKIPLELKVYHDEARGIDIEKWILREAFRGMLPKEIANRTKLRFAGGTGVDDLMDELTAKYVSEDEFKATPRSETGIKLNSPKELYYYKLFRQHFPAGYEKMTARWDPFK; this is encoded by the coding sequence ATGAGCGGAATTGCAGGAGTTACCGGGGAAAAAGTCGGCAAGGATCAGCTGCAGGAGATGATCGGCAAGTTAACCCACCGTGGTCCGGACAACACCATCACCCGGCAGGTGGCAGACGGCGGCCTGGCCTGCTGCGAACTCTCCCTTTCGCCCCGGGCGACCCCGGCCATGGCCGGCAAGGAAGAGCCGGTGGTACTGCTGGACGGTGATATCTACCAGGAAATCCCCCCGGGCCAGACCAATGTCGGCTTTATCCGGGAGGTCTACCAGCGGGAAGGGCGCGAGGGGCTGGCAAAAATCGACGGCAGCTTCGCCTGCGCCATCGTCGACCGGGGGGAGACCATCCTGGCCCGCGACGCCGTGGGCTCCCGCCCCCTGATCTACCGGGCCCGGGGCAACCGGCTTTATTTCGCCTCCGAAGCCAAGGCCCTGCTGGCCTGGAGCGACACCGTGGAAGAGTTGCCGCCGGGGCACTTTTACTCCTCCCAGGAAGGGCTGCAACCCTTCCCCCGCCATACCTTCACCACCCCGGATTTTTCCACCCCCGCCGAAGCGGCGGAGATTCTGCGGGAGTTGCTGATCAAGGCCACCGGCAAGATGATGGCCGACGGCGCCGTGCAGGGCGTCTCGCTCAGCGGCGGCCTGGACAGTTCCATCATCGCCGCCATCGCCAAGGAGATCGACCCCGGCATCAAGCTGTTCAGCACCACCATCAAGCGCTATCCCAGCAAAGACCTGGAATTCGCCAAACTGATGGCCGAGTTCCTGGACCTTGAGCACCACATTTACCAGATTACCGACCAGGATATCGATCGTATTCTGGACAAGGCTGTCTATCATCTGGAAAGCTTCGATGAAGACTGCGTTTCCGGCACCACCGCCAATATCTATACCTCCAAACTAACCACCGTCTTCACCAACGCTATTCTGGTGGGGGAAGGGGCCGATGAGCTGTTCGGGGGCTATTTCGCTGAGTTGAAAGAGGTGGAATCGGAAGAGCAGCGGGAAGAAGTGGCGGAGAAACTGGTACAGATCGCCTACAACACCGCCCTGCGCCGGTTGGACCGCTCCTGGCTGGCCCACTCGGTCAACTACCGCACCCCTTTCCTGGACCCGGAAGTGGTGGCCTTCAGCCGCAAGATTCCGCTGGAGCTAAAGGTTTACCATGATGAGGCAAGGGGGATCGATATAGAGAAATGGATTCTCCGCGAGGCCTTCCGGGGTATGCTGCCCAAGGAAATCGCCAACCGCACCAAGCTGCGCTTTGCCGGCGGCACCGGGGTGGACGACCTGATGGACGAACTGACCGCCAAATACGTCAGCGAGGACGAATTCAAGGCCACCCCCCGCAGCGAAACCGGGATCAAACTCAACTCCCCGAAAGAACTTTATTACTACAAGCTGTTCCGGCAGCACTTCCCCGCCGGTTACGAGAAGATGACCGCCCGCTGGGATCCCTTCAAATAG